One genomic window of Panicum hallii strain FIL2 chromosome 6, PHallii_v3.1, whole genome shotgun sequence includes the following:
- the LOC112896382 gene encoding cold-shock protein CS120-like — translation MAHYQQGQHGQPTTRVDEYGNPIPGGHGIQEQAGGYGATGTGSYDAGGYGGQQAGYGPTGAGTHDVGGYGGSGQPGFGATGTRVHDAGGLGGYGATGTGPHGTHGITGIHDARGVGGGHTGAHGLAGTGTHGTGHGTHGATAGVTGMHGVGGPTGVPAATGMGAHGTGHGAGGVTGTHGAATGAALPHGAEHKTGGILRPSGSSSSSSSSSEDDGMGGRRKKGLKEKIKEKTPGGLKDNQGQATTPGAYGGTTGYAGSTGAGATGGTYATTTEGAHEKKGMMEKIKEKLPGGHKDHDQHHTTASGGYGPGRTGTTDTYGMTTEGTHEKKGFMDKIKEKLPGQH, via the exons ATGGCACACTACCAGCAAGGGCAGCATGGCCAGCCGACAACCCGCGTCGACGAGTACGGCAACCCGATTCCTGGCGGCCACGGCATTCAGGAGCAGGCCGGTGGGTACGGCGCCACGGGCACCGGCAGCTACGACGCCGGGGGCTACGGCGGCCAGCAAGCCGGGTATGGCCCGACAGGCGCCGGTACGCACGACGTCGGGGGCTATGGCGGCTCCGGTCAGCCAGGTTTCGGCGCTACCGGAACCCGCGTCCATGACGCTGGGGGCCTAGGAGGGTATGGAGCCACGGGTACCGGACCTCACGGTACGCATGGCATAACCGGAATCCATGACGCCAGGGGTGTAGGCGGCGGGCACACTGGTGCGCACGGACTCGCGGGCACCGGGACCCATGGTACCGGCCACGGTACGCACGGCGCCACCGCCGGAGTTACCGGAATGCACGGCGTCGGTGGGCCCACCGGCGTGCCCGCAGCCACGGGGATGGGGGCCCATGGCACGGGTCACGGCGCAGGAGGCGTCACTGGAACCCACGGCGCTGCAACTGGCGCCGCGCTCCCTCACGGAGCTGAGCACAAGACGGGCGGCATCCTCCGCCCTTCCGGcagctcctccagctccagcTCG TCATCTGAGGACGACGGGATGGGCGGTCGTAGGAAGAAGGGCCTCAAggagaagatcaaggagaaaACGCCCGGAGGCCTCAAAGACAACCAGGGCCAGGCGACGACCCCCGGAGCATACGGCGGGACGACAGGGTACGCTGGGTCGACCGGTGCCGGGGCCACCGGTGGGACGTATGCGACGACGACCGAGGGGGCGCACGAGAAGAAGGGCATGatggagaagatcaaggagaagCTCCCGGGCGGCCACAAGGACCACGACCAGCACCACaccacggcgagcggcggttaCGGGCCGGGCCGCACGGGAACCACCGACACATACGGGATGACGACGGAGGGGACGCACGAGAAGAAGGGCTTCATGGATAAGATCAAGGAGAAGCTCCCCGGCCAGCATTGA